From the genome of Pseudomonas hamedanensis:
TCATGCTGTGCTCCTAAGGTAAATCGTTCGATCTACCATCGATACGTTGTTAACTATCGTCCCGCTCGCGGATGTATTCCTCGAGCAGCTTCTTCTCTTCTCCAGAAAGCGAGCGGCTTTCCAGAAGATCGGCGCGTCGTTCATAGGTCCGACCAAGGGACTGCTGTAAACGCCAACGCCGGATATGCGCGTGATTGCCACTTAGCAACACGTCGGGAACACGCTGATCCGCATACACCTCCGGTCGGGTGTAGTGCGGGCAATCCAGCAGACCATCCGTAAAGGAATCTTCCTCAGCGGAATCCGCATGCCCTAAAGCTCCGGGCAGCAGTCGTGTAACCGCATCGATCAGGACCATGGCCGGCAGCTCGCCGCCAGACAATACATAGTCGCCAATCGACCACTCTTCATCGACATGAGCCTCAATAAAGCGCTCGTCAATGCCTTCGTAACGGCCGGCAATCAGGATCAATGCATCCGATTGTGCCAGCTCGCGTACCGCCGACTGAGTCAGTTGACGGCCTTGGGGGGACAGGTAAATTACCTTCGCCGCCTCCCCGGCTGCTGCCTTGGCCTGAACCAGAGCATCTTCCAGGGGCTTGATCTTCATCACCATGCCCGGACCACCGCCAAACGGGCGATCGTCCACAGTGTGATGCCGATCCGTCGTGTAATCTCGCGGATTCCAGCAGGTCAGCTGCAACAGCCCCTGCTTGACCGCACGACTGGTGATGCCGTAATCGCCAATGGCAGAAAACATCTCGGGAAACAGACTGATCACTTCTACGCGCAAGTTAGCCACGTTTAGAAGTCCGCGTCCCAATCCACCTTCATCTCGCCCGCGGCCAGGTCGACGGCCAACACGCATTGCTCGGTATAGGGCAACAGGCGTTCGCGATCATCCAGGCTGCCAGCGCAAGGCTTGACGACCATTACATCATTGGCGCCGGTTTCCAGAAGATGATCGATTTTCCCGAGCAGTTGCCCAAGGGTGTCGATGACCTTCAGACCTTCCAGCTGGTACCAGTAGTACTCGCCATCGGTCAACTCAGCGAACAGGTTGCGCGGCACGCAGATCTCATAACCGGCCAGAAGACGAGCTTCTTCACGATCATCGAGACCCTTGAGCTTGGCGACCAGGAACTTGTCGCTCCCGCGTCCACTGACCAGCTCGACCTGTTTGACATTGCCTTCGCGCTTGAGCGTCCAGGTTTTGTACTGCAACAGGTTTTCAGTCGGATCAGTAAAGGAATACACCTTCACTTCGCCGCGAACGCCATGAACAGAATAAATTTTGCCAATAACGATCAAATCATCGGCAGCAGCAGGCGTCGCGTTCATATTGCTCAGGCCGCAGCCTTGGCAGATTCCTTCAACAACTGAGCAACGCGCTCAGAAGGTTGTGCACCAACGCTCAGCCAGTAGGCAACGCGCTCTTGGTTCACGGACAGACGGATTTCCTGACCACGGGCAACAGGGTTGAAGAAACCAACCTGCTCTTTGTGGGAGCCGTCACGCGGGTTACGCGAGTCGGTTACGGTCAGGTGGTAAAACGGGCGCTTTTTGGAGCCGCCAAGGGCAAGACGGATTGTTAGCATGTGAACATCATTCCTGTAGTCGGTGCTGCAAATCTAAATGCACAGCGGGCATGGGTGCCCGAAAGGCCGCATATTCTAAGGAATATCCGGACTTTTGCAAATGACTTTTTCCGGCGCCTGTGGCATGCCGTGCAGATTTGCATAGAGAGCCGTCGGTTAAAACGGCCAGTCAGCTCCCGCCGAGTGCGGGTTTGCTGTTGATCCCGCATCCTTGCGGGGCCTGCGCCGGTGCGACGACCGGCCAGTTAGTTACATTTTTGGCATACCGCCGCCGGGCAACATACCGCCCATGCCGCGCATCATTTTTGCCATACCGCCCTTGGCGGTGAATTTCTTCATCATCTTCTGCATCTGCTTGTGCTGCTTGATCAAGCGACCGATGTCCTGCACCTGAGTGCCGGAGCCCATGGCGATCCGGCGCTTGCGCGAACCGCTGATCAGCTCAGGGTCGCGGCGCTCGGCCGGGGTCATGGAATTGATGATGGCTTCCATCTGTTTGAATTGCTTTTCTGCGGCGTTCTGGGCATTGCCCATCTGCGACAGATTCACCCCGCCGATGCTCGGCAGCTTGTCCATGAGCCCGCCAAGGCCGCCCATGTTCTTCATTTGTTGCAGCTGATCGCGGAAGTCTTCGAGGTCGAAGCCCTTGCCCTTCTTCAGCTTCTTGGCCAGCTTGTCGGCCTTGTCCTTGTCGAGGGTCGCTTCGGCCTGTTCGATCAGGCTGAGCACGTCGCCCATGCCGAGGATCCGCGAGGCGATCCGCTCAGGGTGGAACGGATCGAGCGCTTCGCTCTTCTCGCCCATACCGATGAACTTGATCGGCTTGCCGGTGATGGCGCGCACCGACAGCGCGGCACCGCCACGGGCATCGCCGTCGACCTTGGTCAGGATCACACCGGTCAGCGGCAGTGCATCACCGAAGGCCTTGGCCGTGTTGGCGGCGTCCTGACCGGTCATGGCGTCGACCACGAACAGGGTTTCGACCGGGTTGATCGCGGCGTGCAGCGCCTTGATCTCGCCCATCATCTCTTCGTCGATGTGCAGACGACCGGCGGTATCGACGATGACCACGTCGATGAATTTCAGTTTTGCTTCTTTAATAGCAGCAGTGGCGATGTCGACCGGCTTCTGGCTCAGGTCGGACGGGAAGAACGTCACGCCGATGTCGTTGGCCAGGGTCTCCAGCTGCTTGATCGCCGCCGGACGGTAGATATCCGCCGACACGACCATCACCGACTTCTTCTTGCGCTCTTTAAGGAAGCGCGCCAGCTTGCCGGCGGTGGTGGTTTTACCCGCGCCCTGCAGACCGGCCATCAGAATCACCGCCGGCGGCACGGCGCTCAGGTTCAGGTCTTCGTTGGCCGCGCCCATCAGGCTTTCGAGTTCGGCCTGGACGATCTTCACGAACGCCTGGCCCGGCGTCAGGCTGCGCGACACCTCAGTGCCGACAGCGCGCTCCTTGACCGAATTGACGAAGTCCTTGACGACCGGCAGCGCGACGTCAGCTTCAAGCAACGCCATGCGCACTTCACGCAGGGTGTCTTTGATGTTGTCCTCGGTCAGCTTCGCCTTGCCGGTGACATGGCGCAGCGTCTGCGAGAGACGGTCGGTTAAGTTTTCAAACATTGCGCGATCCTTTCAGGCCCTGTACAGACCGGGATAATGGCGGCCCAGACCGGAATCAACATGTGCTCGGCGAGCCTGCGGCGTGGGCAGGTCGCGGATTATAGCGAAGACTGCGGCCGGCGGACACCTCGCTGTCAGCTTGCTGAGTCTTTCGTGCGATAGCGGTTCTATGCCAAACTCAGCCCCTTTCGGGCTTGCCTAACAGGATTTATGCTCCCCTTGTCACCCAGTTTGCTGACCACCCTCGCCGCCGCCCTTCTTTATGCCGCTGCGACCCTTTATCAGAGCACCCGTCTGGCCACCGGCGCCAAGGCGAACAAGCGCCTGCTGGTTACCCTCGGCGTCCTCGCCGTCGTGGCCCACGGCGCCAGCTTGCTCACGCATCTGCTGACCCCGATCGGCCTGGGCCTGGATTTCTTCAGCGCCTCCAGCCTGATTGCCGCAGCGGTGATCGCCCTGACCCTGCTCGCCTGTTCACGGATCCCGGTGGAGAACCTGCTGGTGCTGCTGTTTCCGCTGGGCGCCATCACCGTGCTGCTGGCGCAGTTCGCGCCGACCGGCACGGTGCAGATCATTGATGAAGAACCGGGCATCCTCGCCCATATTCTGCTGTCGATCCTCGCCTACGGCATGTTCACCATCGCGGTGTTCCAAGCGTTGTTGCTGCTGGTCCAGGACCACCAGCTCAAGCACAAGCACCCGTCCGGACTGATCAAGAACTTCCCGCCGCTGCAAACCATGGAAAGCCTGCTGTTCGGCTTCCTCTGGGCCGGCTGGACGCTGCTGTCGCTGTCGCTGATCTCCGGCTGGCTGTTCGTCGAGAATCTGTTTGCCCAGCACCTGGTGCACAAGACCTTGCTGGCGTGCCTGGCGTGGATCGTGTTCAGCGTGCTGCTGTGGGGCCGCAATCGTCTTGGCTGGCGCGGCCACAAGGCGATTCGCTGGACCCTCGCCGGTTTCTGCCTGCTGATGCTGGCGTATTTCGGCAGCAAACTGGTTCGTGAATACATTCTGCACATCTGACGGGCGGCATAAATGGACGGTTTGCCCATAGGGCCGATGCTCGCGGTATTTGTCCTGCTGATTTTGTGGTCGGGACTGTTTACCGCCGTCGAAATCGCGCAGCAGCATCTGCTCGCGCAACGCACCGCCTCGCGCGCCAGCGATAAGCCGCTGGCGAAGCTGAGCTTCCCGCTCGACAGCCTGATCCTGTGCAACACCCTGTGTCGCGCGCTTGCGGTAATCATCGCAACGTTGCTGGCGATTTTCCTTTGTGAAGAAAACGGTCCATGGGCGGCTTGCCTCGGCGCGGGCGCCATCCTGCTGGTGTTTGCCGATTATTTCCCGCGCACCGTTGCCCGGCGCTATCCCGATGCGGTGCTGACGTTCGGCAATGCCCTGCTGGCGGTGCCACTGCGAATCGTCTACCCGTTCGCCTGGCTATTCAGCCGTCTGAGCGCTTTGCTGATGACGCCGTTCACGCGCAAGACTCAGGTCGTGCAACAGAGTGAGGACGACCTGCCGGCCGATCATCAGGATGATTCCGAACACCCGGTTCGCGCCCATCCGGTGTCGG
Proteins encoded in this window:
- the trmD gene encoding tRNA (guanosine(37)-N1)-methyltransferase TrmD, yielding MANLRVEVISLFPEMFSAIGDYGITSRAVKQGLLQLTCWNPRDYTTDRHHTVDDRPFGGGPGMVMKIKPLEDALVQAKAAAGEAAKVIYLSPQGRQLTQSAVRELAQSDALILIAGRYEGIDERFIEAHVDEEWSIGDYVLSGGELPAMVLIDAVTRLLPGALGHADSAEEDSFTDGLLDCPHYTRPEVYADQRVPDVLLSGNHAHIRRWRLQQSLGRTYERRADLLESRSLSGEEKKLLEEYIRERDDS
- the rimM gene encoding ribosome maturation factor RimM (Essential for efficient processing of 16S rRNA), which encodes MNATPAAADDLIVIGKIYSVHGVRGEVKVYSFTDPTENLLQYKTWTLKREGNVKQVELVSGRGSDKFLVAKLKGLDDREEARLLAGYEICVPRNLFAELTDGEYYWYQLEGLKVIDTLGQLLGKIDHLLETGANDVMVVKPCAGSLDDRERLLPYTEQCVLAVDLAAGEMKVDWDADF
- the rpsP gene encoding 30S ribosomal protein S16 yields the protein MLTIRLALGGSKKRPFYHLTVTDSRNPRDGSHKEQVGFFNPVARGQEIRLSVNQERVAYWLSVGAQPSERVAQLLKESAKAAA
- the ffh gene encoding signal recognition particle protein; translation: MFENLTDRLSQTLRHVTGKAKLTEDNIKDTLREVRMALLEADVALPVVKDFVNSVKERAVGTEVSRSLTPGQAFVKIVQAELESLMGAANEDLNLSAVPPAVILMAGLQGAGKTTTAGKLARFLKERKKKSVMVVSADIYRPAAIKQLETLANDIGVTFFPSDLSQKPVDIATAAIKEAKLKFIDVVIVDTAGRLHIDEEMMGEIKALHAAINPVETLFVVDAMTGQDAANTAKAFGDALPLTGVILTKVDGDARGGAALSVRAITGKPIKFIGMGEKSEALDPFHPERIASRILGMGDVLSLIEQAEATLDKDKADKLAKKLKKGKGFDLEDFRDQLQQMKNMGGLGGLMDKLPSIGGVNLSQMGNAQNAAEKQFKQMEAIINSMTPAERRDPELISGSRKRRIAMGSGTQVQDIGRLIKQHKQMQKMMKKFTAKGGMAKMMRGMGGMLPGGGMPKM
- a CDS encoding cytochrome C assembly family protein, translated to MLPLSPSLLTTLAAALLYAAATLYQSTRLATGAKANKRLLVTLGVLAVVAHGASLLTHLLTPIGLGLDFFSASSLIAAAVIALTLLACSRIPVENLLVLLFPLGAITVLLAQFAPTGTVQIIDEEPGILAHILLSILAYGMFTIAVFQALLLLVQDHQLKHKHPSGLIKNFPPLQTMESLLFGFLWAGWTLLSLSLISGWLFVENLFAQHLVHKTLLACLAWIVFSVLLWGRNRLGWRGHKAIRWTLAGFCLLMLAYFGSKLVREYILHI